In Neofelis nebulosa isolate mNeoNeb1 chromosome 10, mNeoNeb1.pri, whole genome shotgun sequence, one DNA window encodes the following:
- the LOC131488512 gene encoding olfactory receptor 8D2-like: MGRRMDTGNNSSVTEFILEGLTDQPGLQLPLFFLFLLIYMVCMVGNLGLIFLIRISSQLHTPMYYFLSNLSFIDLCYSTVIIPKMLVNFVSEKNFTSFPECMTQLFCFCFFGIDDSYMLTAMAYDRYVAICNPLLYNVIMSPRICFLLATSVYTVGIIGALVHTSYISSRSFCGMNIIHHYFCDILPLLNISCSRDYTKELLVMILVGVNVFACAVAIFISYAFILSSILCICSAEGRSKAFSTCSSHLAAVGVFYGSIIFMYFKPYTSDIIQEKVASVFYTTVIPMLNPLIYSLRNKDVKESLKRVLNGG, translated from the coding sequence ATGGGGAGAAGAATGGATACAGGAAACAATTCTTCAGTAACTGAATTTATCCTTGAGGGGTTAACAGACCAGCCAGGACTCcagctccctctctttttcctgtttctattgatctatatggtCTGCATGGTGGGAAATTTGGGTTTGATCTTTTTAATCAGGATCAGTTCTCAGCTTCACACGCCCATGTATTATTTTCTCAGTAATTTGTCCTTCATAGATCTCTGCTACTCCACCGTCATAATTCCCAAGATGTTGGTGAACTTTGTGTCAGAGAAGAATTTCACCTCCTTTCCTGAGTGTATGACCCAGCTCTTTTGCTTCTGCTTCTTTGGTATTGATGACTCCTACATGCTGACAGCAATGGCATATGATCGTTATGTTGCCATCTGTAACCCCTTGCTCTACAATGTCATAATGTCCCCAAGAATCTGTTTTCTACTGGCCACCAGTGTGTATACAGTGGGGATCATTGGAGCCTTGGTCCACACCAGCTACATATCTAGTCGATCCTTCTGTGGAATGAACATCATCCACCATTACTTCTGTGACATCCTCCCTCTTCTGAATATATCTTGCTCAAGAGACTACACCAAGGAACTCCTGGTGATGATTTTGGTTGGAGTCAATGTATTTGCATGTGCTGTAGCCATCTTCATCTCTTATGCCTTCATTCTTTCCAGTATCTTATGCATCTGCTCAGCTGAAGGCAGGTCCAAAGCTTTTAGTACCTGCAGCTCGCACCTTGCAGCTGTTGGGGTTTTCTATGGCTCcatcattttcatgtattttaaaccATATACCAGTGACATCATACAGGAGAAGGTGGCCTCTGTGTTTTATACCACAGTGATTCCCATGCTTAATCCCCTTATCTACAGCCTTAGGAACAAGGATGTCAAAGAATCCCTTAAAAGAGTTCTTAATGGTGGGTAA
- the LOC131488513 gene encoding LOW QUALITY PROTEIN: olfactory receptor 8D1-like (The sequence of the model RefSeq protein was modified relative to this genomic sequence to represent the inferred CDS: inserted 1 base in 1 codon) — MVAGNHSTATKFVLVGLTQRPELQLPLFLLFLGIYIVTVVGNLGLILLITVSPWLHTPMYYFLSSLSFIDLCYSSVITPKMLVNFLGKKNMILYSECMAQLFFFVVFVVAEGYLLTVMAYDRYVAICSPLLYGVIMSSPVCSLLVLVAFILGFLSAVAHTSAMMKLSFCRSHIISHYFCDVLPLLNLSCSNTHLNEQLLFIIAGLNTLVPTLAVFISYVFIFHSILHIQSSGGRSKAFGTCSSHLVAVGIFFGSITFMYFKPPSSNSLEQEKVSSVFYTXVIPMLNPLIYSLRNKDVKKALRKVLVRK, encoded by the exons ATGGTTGCCGGAAATCATTCCACAGCAACTAAGTTTGTGTTAGTGGGTTTAACACAGCGGCCAGAGCTCCAgctgcctctcttcctcctgttCCTGGGAATCTATATAGTGACAGTGGTGGGGAACTTGGGCTTGATTCTCCTGATTACAGTAAGCCCTTGGCTTCACACCCCCATGTACTACTTCCTCAGCAGCTTGTCCTTCATCGATCTCTGCTATTCCTCTGTCATTACGCCCAAAATGCTGGTGAACTTCTTAGGGAAGAAGAATATGATCCTTTATTCTGAATGCATGGCACAGctgtttttctttgtagtttttgTAGTGGCTGAGGGTTACCTCCTGACTGTGATGGCATATGATCGCTACGTTGCTATCTGTAGCCCCCTGCTTTACGGTGTGATCATGTCCTCTCCGGTTTGCTCACTGCTGGTGCTGGTTGCCTTCATCCTGGGCTTTCTCTCTGCCGTGGCCCATACAAGTGCCATGATGAAACTGTCTTTCTGCAGATCCCACATCATCAGCCATTACTTCTGTGATGTCCTTCCTCTCCTCAATCTCTCCTGCTCCAATACACACCTCAATGAGCAGCTGCTTTTTATCATTGCGGGACTTAACACCTTGGTGCCCACGCTAGCTGTCTTCATTTCCTACGTCTTCATCTTCCATAGCATCCTTCACATCCAATCCTCAGGGGGCCGGTCCAAAGCTTTTGGAACTTGCAGCTCTCATCTCGTGGCTGTGGGGATCTTCTTTGGGTCAATCACATTCATGTATTTCAAGCCCCCTTCCAGTAACTCCCTGGAACAGGAGAAGGTGTCCTCAGTGTTTTACA AAGTGATCCCCATGCTGAACCCTTTAATATACAGTCTGAGAAACAAGGATGTAAAGAAAGCATTGAGGAAGGTTTTGGTGAGGAAATGA